Part of the Halodesulfurarchaeum formicicum genome is shown below.
CCCACGGCCGACGGCCCGGGATTACCCCGGCAGGCTCCATCGAAGTACACATGCACGCGCCCACCCCCGTCGCCCTCGAGCACCGCGGTGATGTCGACCGGGCGTTTGCCCTGGACGACGACGCTGTCCTCGTAGGCGACGGCGTGGGCCTCACCTAAGTCGGCGTGGAAGACCTCGTGGTCGGTCTTTCCGGGCGAGATCGTCGCGCCTGCCTCCCGCAGACGCTCGCGAGCCTCGGTCGGGTCACACTCCAGGACCGGCATGCCAGCCTGTCGGTTCCCGTCGCACAAGTATAATGCGAATCGTCATACTTCAAGTGAAGTTGCCGACGAGCGTGTAGACGCGTATTACAGCGCGTTTACTGCGTTCTGTCCCCTGAGAAGGGACCCGACATCGGCAATGGGTTTAAGTGTGTGTAGAGTGCTACTATAAAAGTGCGATGACACGGTCTACCCGCCAGCGGGAGCGACAAGCGGCCGAGACCGAGGAGTCAAAAGAGGGCGTCAGGGAGTGCCCGGAATGTGGCTCCGAGGATCTGGTCAAAAGCTCCGACCGGGGCGAGCTCGTCTGTAACGAGTGTGGACTCGTCCTGGAAGAGGAGAAGATAGACCCCGGCCCGGAGTGGCGCGCCTTCAACCATCAGGAGCGCCAGCAGAAGTCCCGCGTGGGGGCCCCGACCACCCAGACGATGCACGACAAGGGGCTGACGACCACGATCGACTGGAAGGACAAGGACGCCTACGGTCGGTCGATCTCCTCGAAGAAGCGAAGCCAGATGCATCGGCTTCGCAAGTGGCAGGAACGGATCCGGACCAAGGACGCCGGCGAACGCAACCTCCAATTTGCCCTCTCGGAGATCGACCGAATGGCGAGTGCGCTCGGGGTCCCACGATCGGTACGCGAGGTCGCCTCGGTTATCTATCGCCGGGCGCTCAAGGAGGACCTCATTCGCGGCCGATCGATCGAGGGCGTTGCCACCTCGGCCCTGTACGCCTCCTGTCGCAAGGAAGGCATCCCCCGCAGTCTCGAGGAAATCTCGGAGGTCTCGCGGGTCGAACGCAAGGAGATCGGTCGGACGTATCGGTATATTTCACAGGAACTCGGGCTGGAGATGAAACCCGTCGATCCCAAGAAGTACGTCCCCCGGTTCTGTTCCGAACTCGAACTCTCCGAAGAAGTCCAGTCCAAAGCAAACGAGATCATCGAGACGACCGCCGAGAAAGGGTTGCTCTCCGGGAAATCCCCGACTGGCTACGCCGCCGCCGCGATCTATGCCGCCTCACTGCTGTGCAACGAGAAGAAGACCCAGCGGGAGGTCGCCGACGTCGCCCAGGTGACCGAGGTCACGATCCGGAACCGGTACCAGGAGCAGATCGAAGCGATGGGCATCCACAACTAGAGTCGAAGCCGTTTTAGCCGCGCCAAGTGTCGATCAAGCCATGAGCGGGCCGTGGACTCAGTGGGATCACGTGCTCAAAGTCGATCCCGACAAGGAACTCGCCGGCGATGACACGTTCGCCGACGTTTGCACGAGCGGCACCGACGCCATCGAAATCGGCGGGACGACGGGGATGACCGAGGAGAAAATGGAGCGGGTGGTGGGCGCCTGTCGCGAGTACGACGTGCCACTCTTCCAGGAGCCGTCCAACCCGGGTGTCGTCATCGAGGATCCGGGCCTGGACGGCTATCTCATCCCGACAGTGTTCAACGCCGGGGATCCCTTCTGGATCACGGGCGCCCACAAGGAGTGGGCACGCATCGACGAGGTCGAGTGGGATCGCACCCACACCGAGGCCTACATCGTGCTCAACCCCGACGCCTCGGTTGCCACTTACACCGAGGCGAACTGCGATCTCGACACCGAGGAGGTCGCGGCCTACGCGGCGGTCGCCGAGCGACTCTTCGGCCAGGAGATCGTCTACCTGGAGTACTCGGGGATGCTCGGGGACACCGAGACGGTCGCGGCCGCGACCGAGGCACTCGATGACTCGACACTCTTCTACGGTGGCGGGATTCGAGATTACGAGTCAGCCAAAGCGATGGGCGCAGTGGCCGACGTCGTGGTCGTCGGCGACCTCGTCCACGAGGAGGGGGTCGAAGCCGTCGAGGAGACCGTCCGCGGCGCGAAAGAGGCCTGACCGGTCGGCCGAAATACTGGCGTTTAAGAGCGGCCCGGGATCTAGTCACGTCCATGGAAGACCGGACACACGCTGCAGACGCCGAGCCTGGCATGTCGGTCACCGTCGCCGGGTGGGTACACGAGATTCGCGACCTCGGGGGGATCGCCTTTCTCATCCTCCGCGATCGAACGGGCAAGATCCAGATCAAGTTCGAGAAAGACGAGTTGCCCGACGAACTCGTCGAGCGGGCGCTCTCGGTCCACCGCGAGAGTGTCCTCTCGGTCACGGGCGAGGTCTTCGAGGAGGATCGGGCCCCGACCGGCGTCGAGGTCGTCCCCTCGGAGATCGAGGTGATCGCCGCGGCCGACCCCGAACTGCCCCTGGACCCCTCGGGGAAGGTGGGCGCCGACCTCTCGACGCGACTCGACAACCGCACGCTCGACCTGCGGCGCGACGAGCCACGGGCGATCTTCGAGATCCGGAGCGAAGTGCTGCGGGCCGCCCGAGAGACGTTCCGCGACCTGGGCTCGACCGAGATCACCACGCCGAAGATCGTCGCCACCGGGACC
Proteins encoded:
- a CDS encoding phosphoglycerol geranylgeranyltransferase, translating into MSGPWTQWDHVLKVDPDKELAGDDTFADVCTSGTDAIEIGGTTGMTEEKMERVVGACREYDVPLFQEPSNPGVVIEDPGLDGYLIPTVFNAGDPFWITGAHKEWARIDEVEWDRTHTEAYIVLNPDASVATYTEANCDLDTEEVAAYAAVAERLFGQEIVYLEYSGMLGDTETVAAATEALDDSTLFYGGGIRDYESAKAMGAVADVVVVGDLVHEEGVEAVEETVRGAKEA
- a CDS encoding transcription initiation factor IIB; amino-acid sequence: MTRSTRQRERQAAETEESKEGVRECPECGSEDLVKSSDRGELVCNECGLVLEEEKIDPGPEWRAFNHQERQQKSRVGAPTTQTMHDKGLTTTIDWKDKDAYGRSISSKKRSQMHRLRKWQERIRTKDAGERNLQFALSEIDRMASALGVPRSVREVASVIYRRALKEDLIRGRSIEGVATSALYASCRKEGIPRSLEEISEVSRVERKEIGRTYRYISQELGLEMKPVDPKKYVPRFCSELELSEEVQSKANEIIETTAEKGLLSGKSPTGYAAAAIYAASLLCNEKKTQREVADVAQVTEVTIRNRYQEQIEAMGIHN